From a single Halococcus hamelinensis 100A6 genomic region:
- a CDS encoding S8 family serine peptidase — protein sequence MNSGPDGRFIKVGLIDSLYNLSFDSDHEIAERQNFVASTEADTTGHGIGVFALLQHYCKDATFHLYRTIAEDRLFTPQNMLKALDAARNAGVDLLNVSAGKHRPDCNQNCRLCVAAKRIINDGVCVVAGAGNRRRDEPLSLFCPALQDDVISVGAYEAVCTTDVGGEQPLHRQTPTIRPNGSYWLSPPSESDGWYGYPRDHYCGYLGCTPDISCENNRLERPWERNISYQRGQPDVLAPCHQLDTTSDGEPFLASGTSYAAPIVTGSLAMILGELFNRGKNPNPKQIQRAIVGETVPIDKGPVGKLNVEAVLNRLS from the coding sequence ATCAACTCAGGTCCTGATGGCAGATTTATCAAGGTTGGTCTGATTGACTCATTATACAACCTCTCGTTTGACTCGGACCACGAAATTGCCGAACGACAAAACTTCGTCGCTAGCACAGAAGCCGACACTACTGGTCATGGCATAGGAGTATTCGCTCTACTTCAGCACTATTGCAAGGATGCGACATTTCATCTTTATCGTACGATTGCAGAAGATCGCCTGTTCACTCCCCAGAATATGCTTAAGGCGCTTGATGCTGCCCGAAACGCTGGAGTGGATCTACTAAACGTCTCTGCAGGGAAACACCGGCCAGATTGCAATCAAAACTGTAGACTTTGTGTCGCGGCAAAGAGAATTATCAATGACGGTGTCTGTGTGGTTGCTGGTGCGGGTAACCGCAGGCGTGATGAGCCTCTATCACTATTCTGTCCGGCATTACAGGACGATGTAATCAGTGTCGGTGCTTACGAAGCAGTCTGTACCACCGATGTTGGCGGAGAACAACCTTTACACCGACAAACCCCCACAATTAGACCGAATGGCTCGTACTGGTTGAGCCCCCCTTCTGAATCAGATGGTTGGTATGGGTACCCTCGCGACCACTACTGTGGCTACTTAGGATGTACGCCAGACATAAGCTGTGAAAACAACCGACTGGAAAGACCCTGGGAAAGGAACATCAGTTATCAACGGGGGCAACCTGACGTACTCGCTCCTTGTCACCAACTGGATACAACTTCGGACGGTGAACCCTTCCTCGCTAGCGGTACAAGCTACGCTGCTCCTATCGTAACTGGGTCGCTGGCAATGATACTAGGTGAGCTGTTCAATCGCGGGAAGAACCCCAACCCTAAGCAGATACAACGTGCTATCGTAGGCGAAACAGTGCCAATCGACAAGGGGCCTGTCGGAAAGCTCAACGTTGAGGCAGTGTTGAATAGGCTTTCGTGA
- a CDS encoding Rieske (2Fe-2S) protein — MVDGAHIADVADVPEGGSYLFTAEDAFTNEQEVILVHCDEEPGIEAWVNTCTHETQRFDRGSGAPIRDGQIICPKHGSLFDTCSGECDNGEAAGTTLPGVEVAVTDGEVVLTDDNYDYLRDGGTGDDGPSSSSHLSF, encoded by the coding sequence ATGGTCGACGGAGCGCACATCGCGGACGTTGCGGACGTTCCCGAGGGCGGATCGTATCTCTTCACCGCCGAGGACGCCTTCACCAACGAGCAGGAAGTGATCCTCGTTCACTGCGACGAGGAGCCAGGCATCGAGGCGTGGGTCAACACCTGTACCCACGAGACCCAGCGCTTCGACCGGGGTTCGGGCGCGCCGATCCGCGACGGGCAGATAATCTGCCCGAAACACGGTTCGCTGTTCGACACCTGCTCGGGGGAGTGCGACAACGGCGAAGCGGCGGGGACGACGCTCCCCGGCGTCGAGGTCGCCGTCACCGACGGCGAGGTGGTGCTGACCGACGACAACTACGACTACCTCCGGGACGGCGGCACCGGCGACGACGGGCCGTCTTCGAGTTCGCACCTCTCGTTCTGA
- a CDS encoding lycopene cyclase domain-containing protein has product MVPDIDVFGRYTYLVTEVVFGAFAYALLSATGALGRAARTVVALYPLAYVWDRYTLEVGVFQINLRTGKEFLGIPIEEHLFMVVVPSLVVGFYEVVNPRDDT; this is encoded by the coding sequence ATGGTGCCCGATATCGACGTGTTCGGTCGGTACACGTATCTCGTGACGGAGGTCGTCTTCGGCGCGTTCGCCTACGCCCTCCTCTCGGCGACCGGCGCGCTCGGCCGCGCCGCCAGAACCGTCGTCGCGCTCTACCCGCTGGCGTACGTCTGGGACCGCTACACCCTGGAGGTCGGGGTCTTCCAGATCAACCTCCGCACCGGCAAGGAATTTCTGGGGATCCCCATCGAGGAGCACCTCTTCATGGTCGTGGTGCCCTCGCTGGTGGTCGGGTTCTACGAAGTCGTCAATCCAAGAGACGACACCTGA